In a single window of the Labrus mixtus chromosome 20, fLabMix1.1, whole genome shotgun sequence genome:
- the traf7 gene encoding E3 ubiquitin-protein ligase TRAF7, translated as MEASFGPTFSAVAAGTKAEGSSNYKQHRRTPSSSSTLTYSPRDDDDGMPPIGTPRRSDSAISVRSLHSESNMSLRSTFSLHEEEEDTEPQVFAEQPSVKLCCQLCCNVFKDPVITTCGHTFCRRCALTSDKCPVDAAKLTVVVNNIAVAEQIGELFVHCKYGCRATACSTNGAASSTSTVAGKPGAFEVDPLGCPFTIKLSIRKEHEDSCDYRPVRCPNNPSCPPLLTMNLEAHLKECEHIKCPHSKYGCTFIGNQDTYETHLEVCKFEGLKEFLQQTDDRFHEMQLTLAQKDQDIAFLRSMLGKLSEKLDQLEKNLELKFDVLDENQSKLSEDLMEFRRDASMLNDELSHINARLNMGILGSYDPQQIFKCKGTFVGHQGPVWCLCVYSTGDLLFSGSSDKTIKVWDTCTTYKCQKTLEGHDGIVLALCIQGNRLYSGSADCTIIVWDIQTLQKVNTIRAHDNPVCTLVSSHNMLFSGSLKAIKVWDIVGTELKLKKELTGLNHWVRALVASQNHLYSGSYQTIKIWDIRSLECVHVLQTSGGSVYSIAVTNHHIVCGTYENLIHVWDIESKEQVRTLTGHVGTVYALAVISTPDQTKVFSASYDRSLRVWSMDNMICTQTLLRHQGSVTALAVSRGRLFSGAVDSTVKVWTC; from the exons ATGGAGGCCTCATTTGGCCCTACCTTCTCAGCCGTGGCTGCTGGAACTAAAG CTGAAGGATCCAGCAACTACAAGCAGCATAGAAGAactccttcctcctccagcACTCTAACCTACTCTCCCCGGGATGATGACGATGGAATG CCTCCTATCGGTACACCTCGGAGGTCAGATTCAGCCATCTCAGTCAGATCTCTCCATTCTGAGTCCAACATGTCTTTGCGCTCTACTTTCTCTCtgcatgaagaggaggaggacaca gaGCCCCAGGTGTTTGCTGAGCAGCCGTCAGTAAAACTTTGCTGCCAGTTGTGCTGTAACGTCTTCAAGGACCCAGTCATCACCACGTGTGGG cACACCTTCTGCAGACGATGTGCCTTGACTTCAG ACAAGTGCCCCGTGGATGCAGCTAAGCTAACGGTTGTAGTGAACAATATTGCCGTCGCAGAGCAGATCGGAGAGCTGTTCGTTCACTGTAAATACGGCTGCAGGGCCACAGCTTGCAGCACAAATGGGGCTGCATCCTCCACCTCCACAGTGGCCGGTAAACCTGGAGCATTTGAGGTGGACCCCCTCGGCTGCCCATTCACCATCAAACTGTCCATACGCAA agaacatgaggacAGCTGTGACTACAGGCCGGTCCGCTGCCCCAACAACCCCTCCTGCCCCCCACTGCTCACCATGAACCTTGAGGCTCACCTTAAAGAATGTGAACACATCAAATGTCCACACTCAAAATACgg TTGTACATTCATTGGTAACCAGGACACATATGAAACACACCTTGAGGTGTGTAAATTTGAGGGTCTAAAGGAgtttctgcagcagactgaTGACAG GTTCCATGAGATGCAGTTGACTCTGGCCCAGAAGGATCAAGACATTGCTTTCCTGCGCTCCATGTTGGGCAAACTTTCAGAGAAGTTAGATCAGCTTGAGAAGAACCTGGAGCTCAAATTTG atGTGTTGGATGAGAATCAGAGCAAACTGAGCGAGGACCTGATGGAATTCCGCAGGGATGCCTCCATGCTTAAT GATGAACTGTCCCACATCAATGCCAGGCTTAACATGGGAATCCTGGGCT CATATGACCCCCAGCAGATCTTCAAATGCAAGGGGACATTTGTTGGCCACCAGGGTCccgtttggtgtctgtgtgtctacTCTACTGGAGACCTGCTTTTTTCTGGATCCTCAGATAAGACTATCAAG GTTTGGGACACATGCACCACCTACAAGTGTCAGAAAACCCTTGAAGGTCATGATGGCATTGTTCTGGCTCTCTGTATCCAGGG AAATAGGCTCTACAGTGGCTCTGCAGACTGCACCATCATT GTGTGGGACATCCAGACCCTGCAGAAAGTCAATACCATCCGTGCCCATGACAACCCTGTATGCACACTGGTCTCCTCTCACAACATGTTGTTCAGCGGCTCCCTCAAGGCCATTAAG gtgtgggACATAGTGGGTACAGAGCTGAAGCTGAAGAAGGAGCTGACCGGTCTGAATCATTGGGTTAGAGCACTGGTGGCCTCCCAGAATCACCTGTACAGCGGCTCTTATCAGACCATCAAG ATTTGGGACATCCGTTCTTTGGAGTGTGTTCACGTCCTGCAGACCAGTGGGGGCAGTGTGTACTCCATCGCTGTCACCAACCATCACATTGTCTGTGGCACCTATGAAAACCTCATCCAT GTGTGGGACATTGAGTCTAAAGAGCAGGTGCGGACACTGACAGGCCACGTGGGAACAGTTTATGCTCTTGCTGTCATCTCCACCCCTGACCAGACCAAAGTGTTCAGCGCCTCCTACGACCGCTCACTTAGG GTATGGAGCATGGACAACATGATCTGCACCCAGACCCTGCTGCGACACCAGGGCAGTGTCACAGCTCTGGCTGTTTCCAGAGGACGCCTCTTCTCTGGAGCTGTCGACAGCACCGTTAAG GTATGGACATGCTAA